A region from the Mesorhizobium sp. J8 genome encodes:
- a CDS encoding ABC transporter permease, translating to MIAFLLKRLVWGLVVLIAVAVITFFLSRVVPADPAAFLAGQNASEETVQRIRVEHGLDRPLPEQFASYMIGLAKGDLGESIRTRRSVSTDLKQYLPATLELLVVSFVLYLVVSFSLAVLAARRPGGAVDGAIRLITMIGTGIPVFWLGMTLQFFFFYKLHWLPLGARFPIRETAPPVVSGFLLVDSLLAGSLTAFLASLKHLTLPAATIVVNLLAVGTRLSRAALIQEQSRLYVRTARGKGLSPNRILFKHILRNALSPILTATTMQFGYMISWVILVEVIFDWPGIGLYAYQSFQVFDYSPVIALAIVSTAGFVIINLVMDLLYPVIDPRVQSVGS from the coding sequence GTGATCGCCTTCCTGTTGAAGCGTCTGGTCTGGGGCCTTGTCGTCCTCATCGCCGTCGCGGTCATAACCTTCTTCCTCAGCCGCGTCGTTCCGGCCGACCCCGCGGCCTTCCTGGCAGGCCAGAACGCCTCCGAGGAGACCGTGCAGCGCATCCGCGTCGAGCACGGTCTCGACCGGCCGCTGCCGGAACAGTTCGCCTCCTATATGATCGGCCTCGCCAAGGGCGACCTCGGCGAGTCCATCCGCACGCGCCGCAGCGTCAGCACCGACCTCAAGCAGTATCTGCCAGCAACGCTTGAGCTCCTGGTCGTCAGCTTCGTTCTCTATCTGGTGGTCAGCTTCTCGCTGGCGGTGCTTGCCGCCCGCCGCCCCGGCGGCGCGGTGGACGGCGCGATCCGCCTCATCACCATGATCGGCACCGGCATCCCCGTGTTCTGGCTCGGCATGACGCTGCAGTTCTTCTTCTTCTACAAATTGCACTGGCTGCCGCTCGGCGCGCGCTTCCCCATCCGCGAGACGGCGCCGCCTGTGGTCAGCGGCTTCCTGCTGGTCGACTCCCTGCTGGCCGGCAGTCTCACGGCCTTTCTCGCCAGTCTGAAGCATCTGACGCTTCCTGCCGCGACCATCGTCGTCAATCTGCTCGCGGTCGGCACGCGGCTGTCGCGCGCCGCCCTCATCCAGGAGCAAAGCCGGCTCTATGTGCGTACCGCCCGCGGCAAGGGCCTGTCGCCCAACCGCATCCTGTTCAAGCACATCTTGCGCAATGCGCTTTCGCCGATCCTGACGGCGACCACCATGCAGTTCGGCTACATGATCAGCTGGGTGATCCTGGTCGAGGTCATCTTCGACTGGCCCGGCATCGGCCTCTATGCCTACCAGTCCTTCCAGGTTTTCGACTATTCGCCGGTCATCGCGCTGGCAATCGTGTCGACGGCCGGCTTCGTGATCATCAACCTGGTGATGGACCTTCTCTATCCGGTGATCGATCCGCGCGTGCAGAGTGTCGGCTCATGA
- a CDS encoding ABC transporter permease translates to MVLVILAAFTLLPGLIAPHDPIALAMADRLKPPSLTHIFGTDEGGRDVFSRIVYGTRYSLGVATAIVFASALFGVVYGAVSGMARQGIDNLMMRIVDLFFGFPALVLALAVAASIGRGLDSVALSLAIIWWPGYARLVRGEVLRLRERPHVEAARALGVSEMTILRRHIIPFVVQEVNVRVTTDIGYALVAVTALSFLGLGANSPTPEWGLLIRDSRPYFGSAWWYLVFPGTMIMLTATAFSLIGDALASRRAA, encoded by the coding sequence CTGGTGCTGGTGATCCTTGCCGCCTTCACCCTTCTGCCCGGCCTGATCGCGCCGCACGATCCGATCGCGCTTGCCATGGCCGACCGGCTGAAACCACCGAGTCTCACGCATATCTTCGGCACGGACGAGGGCGGCCGCGATGTCTTTTCGCGCATCGTCTACGGCACCCGATATTCGCTAGGCGTGGCGACCGCCATCGTCTTTGCCTCGGCTTTGTTCGGCGTGGTCTATGGCGCGGTCTCCGGCATGGCGCGCCAGGGCATCGACAATCTGATGATGCGCATCGTCGACCTGTTCTTCGGTTTCCCCGCGCTGGTGCTGGCGCTGGCCGTCGCAGCCTCGATCGGCCGCGGCCTCGACAGCGTGGCGCTTTCGCTCGCCATCATCTGGTGGCCTGGCTATGCGCGGCTGGTGCGCGGCGAGGTGCTGCGCCTGCGCGAGCGGCCGCATGTCGAGGCCGCCCGCGCGCTCGGCGTCTCCGAGATGACCATCCTGCGCCGCCACATCATCCCCTTCGTTGTCCAGGAGGTGAATGTGCGCGTCACCACCGACATCGGCTACGCGCTGGTCGCCGTCACCGCCCTTTCCTTCCTCGGCCTCGGCGCCAATTCGCCGACGCCGGAATGGGGCCTGCTGATCCGCGACTCGCGCCCCTATTTCGGCTCCGCCTGGTGGTATCTGGTCTTTCCCGGCACCATGATCATGCTGACCGCCACCGCCTTCTCGCTGATCGGCGACGCACTCGCGTCGAGGCGGGCCGCATGA
- a CDS encoding ABC transporter ATP-binding protein: MLSVRDFAIGFQRAGQSLVAVDGISFDVAEGETFVIIGESGSGKSLTGMSIAGLQPPTAFVSGSIRFKDREMLKRPDAELRKLRGPEIGLIYQDPLSSLNPVWPVGDQIAETLTAHGLAGRAEARRRAVEMLERVRIPDPRRVASAYPHEISGGMRQRAMIAMALAAGPSLLIADEPTTALDVTIKAQMLELLAELKRELSLTIILITHDMGVVAEVADRILVLYAGRIAEVGPADAIMLQPSHPYTAALMTSAMISQTPAKQELNAIVGGAPGLGAFPSGCRFHPRCPRAQDDCRAIEPTRRKFGAAELACHHPIEAAMPLHVARS, from the coding sequence ATCCTGTCGGTCCGCGACTTCGCAATCGGCTTCCAGCGCGCGGGCCAGAGCCTTGTCGCGGTAGACGGCATTTCCTTCGATGTCGCCGAGGGCGAGACCTTCGTCATCATCGGCGAGTCCGGCTCGGGCAAGTCGCTGACCGGGATGTCGATCGCGGGCCTCCAGCCGCCCACCGCCTTCGTCTCCGGCTCGATCCGTTTCAAGGACCGCGAGATGCTGAAGCGGCCCGATGCCGAATTGCGCAAGCTGCGCGGCCCGGAGATCGGCCTGATCTACCAGGACCCGCTGAGCTCGCTGAACCCGGTCTGGCCGGTCGGCGACCAGATCGCCGAGACGCTGACCGCGCACGGCCTTGCCGGCCGCGCCGAGGCAAGAAGGCGCGCCGTGGAAATGCTGGAGCGCGTGCGCATTCCCGACCCGCGCCGCGTCGCCTCCGCCTATCCGCACGAGATCAGCGGCGGCATGCGGCAGCGCGCCATGATCGCGATGGCGCTGGCCGCCGGCCCGAGCCTGCTGATCGCCGACGAGCCGACGACGGCGCTCGACGTCACCATCAAGGCGCAGATGCTGGAGCTGCTTGCCGAACTGAAGCGCGAGCTTTCGCTGACGATCATCCTGATCACCCACGACATGGGCGTGGTCGCGGAGGTAGCCGACCGGATCCTCGTGCTCTATGCCGGCCGCATCGCCGAGGTCGGGCCAGCCGACGCCATCATGCTGCAGCCCTCGCATCCCTACACGGCGGCGCTGATGACCAGCGCCATGATCTCGCAGACGCCCGCCAAGCAGGAGCTCAACGCCATCGTCGGCGGCGCCCCCGGGCTAGGCGCCTTCCCGTCGGGATGCCGCTTCCATCCGCGCTGCCCTCGCGCACAGGACGACTGCAGGGCCATCGAGCCGACGCGGCGCAAATTCGGCGCAGCGGAGCTTGCCTGCCATCATCCGATCGAGGCGGCGATGCCTCTCCATGTCGCGAGGAGCTGA
- a CDS encoding ABC transporter ATP-binding protein yields MTMALLELNTVSKTFSQRRGGRAVQAVAGVSLTVGKGETLGLVGESGCGKSTLARLALKLVDVTDGRVRFDGVDVTGFAGRRMLPIRRRLQAVFQDPLASLNARMTIAEVMREPFDTHGVKLGAGLETRIRELLSFVGLENIDIQKLPGQFSGGQLQRIAIARALALEPEIIVADEPTSALDPSIQAQIVNLMLQIQRKRGISYLIISHDLDVIGHVADRIAVMYLGTIIEQGTADEIMRQPLHPYTQALLSAAPTLAARRQVGWKRIMLTGDPPNPADVPPGCRFHPRCHLARDICREKVPPLRAMPGTGQMVACHLAPDETARTGAEVGRARRGLAVAG; encoded by the coding sequence CTGACCATGGCGCTTCTCGAGCTCAATACTGTCTCGAAGACCTTCTCGCAGCGCCGCGGCGGCCGCGCCGTGCAGGCGGTGGCCGGTGTTTCGCTCACCGTGGGCAAGGGAGAAACGTTGGGGCTGGTGGGCGAGAGTGGATGCGGTAAGTCCACTCTTGCCCGACTGGCGCTCAAGCTGGTCGACGTGACGGACGGGCGCGTGCGCTTCGACGGCGTCGACGTGACCGGCTTCGCCGGCCGTCGCATGCTGCCGATCCGCCGTCGCCTGCAGGCCGTGTTCCAGGATCCGCTCGCCTCACTCAACGCGCGCATGACCATTGCCGAAGTGATGCGTGAGCCGTTCGATACGCATGGCGTCAAGCTTGGCGCCGGGCTCGAGACGCGCATTCGCGAGCTTCTCTCCTTCGTCGGATTGGAGAACATCGACATCCAAAAGCTGCCCGGCCAATTTTCCGGCGGCCAGCTGCAGCGCATCGCCATCGCAAGGGCGCTGGCGCTCGAACCGGAAATCATCGTTGCCGACGAGCCGACCTCCGCGCTCGATCCGTCGATCCAGGCGCAGATCGTCAACCTGATGCTGCAGATCCAGCGCAAGCGCGGCATCTCCTACCTGATCATCTCGCATGACCTCGACGTGATCGGCCATGTCGCCGACCGCATCGCGGTTATGTATCTCGGCACCATCATCGAACAGGGCACGGCCGACGAGATCATGCGACAACCGCTGCATCCTTACACGCAGGCGCTCTTGTCGGCCGCGCCGACGCTTGCCGCGCGTCGCCAGGTCGGCTGGAAGCGTATCATGCTCACCGGCGATCCGCCCAATCCAGCCGACGTGCCACCCGGCTGCAGGTTTCATCCGCGCTGCCATTTGGCCCGCGACATCTGCCGGGAAAAAGTGCCGCCGCTGCGCGCCATGCCCGGCACCGGCCAGATGGTGGCCTGCCACCTCGCGCCCGACGAGACGGCGCGCACCGGCGCCGAGGTCGGACGCGCGCGGCGTGGGCTGGCTGTGGCAGGTTAG
- a CDS encoding SMP-30/gluconolactonase/LRE family protein: MKRSKEIHVTGLGFPEGPVALPDGSIAFVDLLHAKVRTFKDGAVRELATLPGAPNGMRLGPDGALYICNNGGLAPESLEKLHFAEPMIPGCIQRLRLDGRWENFADQLPGAKPSRPNDLIFTPQGEIVFTDPQNWEVLGADGPAYHGGQLLAAGRDGKVCALAKMTGFPNGLVFHPDGSLIVGITMEHRLLRFDWNGGSVGAMTEWVRFDGRFNPDGMVFHDGLLYVTGSTGDRVAIIDATGRLVEMIDCGQGSDPTNCCVHHGRLWVTLGLPGQLVSYAL; encoded by the coding sequence ATGAAACGGTCGAAGGAAATCCATGTGACGGGCCTGGGCTTTCCGGAGGGACCGGTGGCGCTTCCGGACGGTTCGATCGCCTTCGTCGACCTGCTGCACGCCAAGGTCCGCACCTTCAAGGACGGCGCCGTGCGCGAGTTGGCAACGCTGCCCGGCGCGCCGAACGGCATGCGGCTCGGCCCCGACGGCGCGCTCTACATCTGCAACAATGGCGGCCTCGCGCCGGAATCGTTGGAGAAGCTGCATTTCGCCGAGCCGATGATCCCCGGCTGCATCCAGCGCCTGCGGCTCGATGGCCGCTGGGAGAATTTTGCCGACCAGTTGCCCGGCGCAAAGCCTTCGCGGCCGAACGACTTGATCTTCACACCCCAGGGCGAGATCGTCTTCACCGATCCGCAGAACTGGGAGGTGCTCGGCGCCGACGGCCCGGCCTACCATGGCGGGCAGTTGCTTGCGGCGGGACGGGACGGGAAGGTCTGTGCGCTGGCCAAGATGACCGGCTTCCCCAACGGGCTGGTGTTCCATCCCGACGGCTCGCTGATCGTCGGCATCACCATGGAGCATCGTCTGCTGCGCTTCGACTGGAACGGCGGCAGCGTCGGCGCGATGACCGAATGGGTTCGTTTCGACGGCCGCTTCAATCCCGACGGCATGGTCTTCCATGACGGCCTGCTCTACGTCACCGGCAGCACCGGCGACCGGGTCGCAATCATCGACGCCACAGGCCGGCTCGTCGAAATGATCGATTGCGGCCAAGGCAGCGACCCGACCAATTGCTGCGTCCATCACGGCCGGCTCTGGGTGACGCTCGGCCTGCCCGGCCAGCTCGTCTCCTACGCTCTTTGA
- a CDS encoding N,N-dimethylformamidase beta subunit family domain-containing protein, giving the protein MSREDDFVPPELGPVNIRPRKAWAMSADEHWHSNPWYEAPRGDPALPEVYTYTDTMSYDPGDEVVFHSSTTAPQWTLEIYRDGYRPETVHKVEGIAGVFAPTPADAYSAGCGWPVSHRWRLPADLRSGFYRVVSTCARANGGKFVQHHFFVVRPTAATRRAKILMILPTGTWTAYNDFGGANHYFGVAGRGNDQPSPVLSLERPWTRGIVWLPPGAPRICADPLPEFGDAPRYPMKEWAYANGFGQYYAAAGWAQFDRHFVLWAEKEGYELDMITQTDLHYRPELLDAYPCVTIIGHDEYWTHEMRLAIEAYVERGGRLARFGANFLWQIRLEDDGKRQICHKFNAINNDPVAGTDKAHLLSTAWEDKDVAWPGASTVGVNGLHGLYASWGGFAPHGQKGFTVYRPEHWAFARTGLHYADIFGDKERIFAYEVDGLDYTFRHGLPYPVPVDGQPETIEILAMAPAVLAEDEPDGEGFRYYVRGSDHEGLVKCVTGEVTPEGLARYKYGAGMMVHMTRGKGEVLTAATCEWVMGLKRGDRFTEQITRNVLDRFTNA; this is encoded by the coding sequence ATGTCCCGTGAAGACGATTTCGTTCCGCCCGAACTCGGCCCCGTCAACATCCGCCCTCGCAAGGCCTGGGCCATGTCCGCCGACGAGCATTGGCACTCCAATCCCTGGTACGAAGCGCCGCGCGGCGACCCTGCTCTGCCCGAGGTCTATACCTACACTGACACGATGTCCTACGATCCGGGCGACGAGGTCGTCTTTCACTCCTCGACAACCGCGCCACAATGGACGCTGGAAATCTACCGCGACGGCTATCGGCCGGAGACCGTGCACAAGGTCGAGGGCATCGCCGGCGTCTTCGCGCCGACGCCTGCGGATGCCTACAGCGCCGGCTGCGGGTGGCCCGTCAGCCACCGCTGGCGCCTGCCGGCCGATCTGCGCTCGGGCTTCTACCGTGTCGTCTCGACCTGCGCCCGCGCCAATGGCGGCAAGTTCGTCCAGCATCATTTCTTCGTTGTGCGGCCGACAGCGGCGACGCGCCGCGCGAAGATCCTGATGATCCTGCCGACCGGCACCTGGACCGCCTATAATGATTTCGGCGGCGCCAACCACTATTTCGGCGTTGCCGGTCGGGGCAACGACCAGCCCTCGCCCGTGCTTTCGCTCGAGCGCCCATGGACCCGCGGCATCGTCTGGCTGCCGCCTGGAGCGCCGCGCATCTGCGCCGATCCGCTGCCGGAGTTCGGCGACGCGCCGCGCTACCCTATGAAGGAATGGGCCTACGCCAATGGTTTCGGCCAATATTACGCCGCCGCCGGCTGGGCGCAGTTCGACCGCCACTTCGTGCTGTGGGCGGAGAAGGAAGGTTACGAGCTCGACATGATCACGCAGACCGACCTGCACTACAGGCCGGAGCTGCTCGATGCCTATCCGTGCGTGACCATTATTGGCCATGACGAATACTGGACCCACGAGATGCGGCTGGCGATCGAAGCCTATGTCGAACGCGGCGGCAGGCTAGCGCGCTTCGGCGCCAACTTCCTCTGGCAGATCCGCCTGGAGGACGACGGCAAGCGCCAGATCTGCCACAAGTTCAACGCCATCAACAACGATCCTGTCGCCGGCACCGACAAGGCGCATCTGCTGTCGACCGCCTGGGAAGACAAAGACGTCGCATGGCCGGGCGCCTCGACGGTCGGCGTCAATGGACTGCATGGGCTCTATGCATCCTGGGGCGGCTTCGCGCCGCACGGCCAGAAAGGCTTCACCGTCTACAGGCCCGAGCATTGGGCGTTTGCCCGCACCGGGTTGCACTATGCCGACATCTTCGGCGACAAGGAGCGCATCTTTGCCTACGAGGTCGACGGCCTCGACTACACGTTCCGGCATGGCCTCCCCTACCCTGTCCCGGTCGACGGTCAGCCGGAAACAATCGAGATCCTCGCCATGGCGCCGGCGGTGCTTGCCGAGGACGAGCCGGACGGCGAAGGCTTCCGCTACTACGTCCGCGGCAGCGACCACGAAGGACTGGTGAAATGCGTCACCGGCGAGGTGACGCCGGAAGGACTTGCCCGCTACAAATACGGTGCCGGCATGATGGTTCACATGACGCGCGGCAAGGGCGAGGTGCTGACTGCCGCGACATGCGAGTGGGTCATGGGCCTCAAGCGCGGCGACCGCTTCACCGAGCAGATCACCCGCAACGTGCTTGATCGGTTCACAAACGCATGA
- a CDS encoding DUF2267 domain-containing protein has product MSANGLDVFDKTIQTTNIWLKEIMDDLGPDRQLAWHTLGVVLRTLRDRLPPDLGANLAAELPLLIRGAYYDQYNPSNQPSRDRSIDEFLDPVADGLKAARPVDPGDAARAVFKTLVHHVDLGQSAKVRDALPSDIQTLWPGSVGA; this is encoded by the coding sequence ATGAGCGCTAATGGCCTCGACGTTTTCGACAAGACGATACAGACCACCAATATCTGGCTGAAGGAGATCATGGATGATCTTGGGCCCGATCGGCAGTTGGCATGGCATACCCTCGGCGTCGTGCTGCGGACCTTGCGCGACAGGCTGCCGCCGGACCTGGGAGCCAATCTCGCCGCCGAGTTGCCGCTCCTGATTCGCGGAGCCTATTACGATCAGTACAATCCGTCCAATCAGCCAAGCCGCGACCGGTCCATCGACGAGTTTCTGGACCCAGTTGCGGATGGATTGAAGGCCGCGCGGCCGGTCGATCCCGGCGATGCCGCGCGCGCGGTTTTCAAGACACTTGTCCATCATGTCGATCTCGGCCAATCGGCCAAGGTGCGCGACGCCCTGCCCAGCGACATTCAGACGCTTTGGCCGGGCAGCGTGGGTGCATAG